A genomic stretch from Nocardia wallacei includes:
- a CDS encoding IS630 family transposase, giving the protein MARKPDVFVRAVTPQEGRKLAQVARRSKQPVRMRRAIVVMASAQHQPVPMIAKLMQVSESYVRQVIHDFNEKGFDALDPKWSAGRPAKTDQATRDRICSIARCCPRDLGWPFSVWSLSKLVEVLRHNDIADISRETLRQILKAGGVSWQATKTWKASNDPDFVEKMNRVLDLYDNPPADGRVACIDEFGPLNLQPRPGRGWFDRRTPRRLRATYHRTQGVRHMFGALDLSTGQLFYRIRDRKRWTEFLTFLKSLRRRWPGQRLYLIADNYSVHKRREVRQWCAANDVELVFVPTYSSWLNRIECEFSALRYFALNGTDHRSHGEQDDAIGTYIRWRNQHAEPIRDFAVGSKIRHPDYLPKVA; this is encoded by the coding sequence GTGGCGCGGAAGCCGGATGTGTTCGTCAGAGCGGTGACCCCTCAGGAGGGTCGCAAGCTCGCCCAGGTCGCCCGCCGCAGTAAGCAGCCGGTGCGGATGCGGCGGGCGATCGTGGTGATGGCCTCGGCGCAGCATCAGCCGGTGCCGATGATCGCGAAGCTGATGCAGGTGTCGGAATCGTATGTGCGGCAAGTGATCCACGACTTCAACGAGAAGGGTTTCGACGCGCTCGACCCAAAATGGAGCGCGGGCAGGCCGGCGAAGACCGATCAGGCGACACGTGATCGGATCTGTTCCATTGCCCGGTGCTGCCCGCGTGATCTGGGCTGGCCGTTCTCAGTGTGGAGTCTGTCGAAACTGGTAGAGGTGTTGCGGCACAACGATATCGCCGACATCAGCCGGGAAACGCTGCGCCAGATCCTCAAAGCCGGTGGGGTGTCGTGGCAGGCCACCAAGACCTGGAAGGCCAGCAATGACCCGGATTTCGTCGAGAAGATGAACCGGGTCCTGGACCTGTACGACAATCCTCCCGCCGACGGGCGCGTGGCCTGCATCGACGAGTTCGGGCCGCTGAATCTGCAACCCCGGCCCGGTCGCGGCTGGTTCGACCGGCGAACGCCGAGGCGGCTGCGGGCGACCTATCACCGCACCCAGGGTGTGCGGCACATGTTCGGCGCACTGGACCTGAGCACAGGACAGCTGTTCTACCGAATCCGCGACCGGAAACGCTGGACCGAGTTCCTGACCTTTCTCAAATCCCTGCGCCGCCGATGGCCGGGCCAGAGGTTGTATCTGATCGCGGACAACTATTCGGTGCACAAGCGTCGCGAGGTTCGGCAATGGTGCGCTGCCAACGATGTGGAACTGGTGTTCGTGCCGACCTATTCGTCCTGGTTGAACCGCATCGAGTGCGAGTTCTCCGCGCTGCGGTACTTCGCTCTCAACGGCACCGACCACCGCAGCCACGGCGAACAGGACGACGCGATCGGCACCTACATCCGCTGGCGCAACCAGCACGCCGAACCGATCCGCGACTTCGCCGTCGGATCGAAGATCCGGCACCCCGATTACCTACCGAAGGTTGCCTGA
- a CDS encoding FAD-dependent monooxygenase: protein MTEPVVIVGAGPTGLALACCLLRQGTEVRIIDQALNPTTTSRAMSMQPGGAEVLRRLGVLAELSERSLRVEEIVVHFYSGETVRIDTNRRAPGNAPSGMLISQAEVETALRRRLGDLGGEVEWGREFIDAIPRSDGLTVCVAGNENIQASWLIGCDGAHSRVRKSAGIKFAGAPLSEQFLLADVDGDFPFSRDAIQTYLSSENSISVIPLPGGVWRLIASTASESGDEPDSAVVQQRLMTILEELTGCNSSIVRNVGWASSYRIQRRLADSYRRDRILLAGDAAHIHSPFGGQGINTGLGDAENLAWKLALVAAGRADHRLLDSYEAERRPVASKVLRSTTSSTALVLGTSTPAKLFRRCVLLPLLRSARVQRHIVEQAAQLNLSYRGGPLASPGRRNRHFAGGGRVLDMNCRRTDGSETHLHVELDGHWVLIEPVAAESTARAAVLRTIGADAVTILERADGRSPESLLVRPDGHLAERGTPEQIEKWVAEMLLPEHTE, encoded by the coding sequence GTGACTGAACCGGTGGTGATTGTCGGGGCGGGACCGACGGGCCTTGCGCTGGCTTGTTGTCTCCTGCGCCAAGGTACGGAGGTCCGCATAATAGATCAGGCGCTGAACCCTACGACGACCTCACGAGCGATGAGTATGCAGCCGGGCGGAGCCGAAGTTTTACGGCGCTTGGGAGTGCTCGCGGAACTGTCAGAACGGTCGTTGCGTGTCGAGGAAATCGTTGTTCACTTCTACAGTGGGGAAACGGTCCGGATTGATACGAATCGGCGAGCGCCGGGCAATGCTCCTTCCGGGATGTTGATTTCGCAGGCGGAGGTAGAGACCGCGTTGCGCCGCCGTTTAGGCGATCTGGGCGGCGAGGTCGAGTGGGGTCGCGAGTTCATCGACGCCATACCGAGATCCGATGGGCTTACCGTATGCGTCGCCGGGAACGAAAATATTCAGGCCAGTTGGTTGATCGGCTGCGACGGTGCACACAGCCGAGTTCGTAAGTCGGCAGGCATCAAATTCGCTGGCGCGCCCCTCTCGGAGCAATTCCTTCTCGCTGACGTCGACGGAGATTTCCCCTTTTCGCGTGATGCAATACAGACCTACTTGTCGAGCGAAAACAGTATCAGCGTCATCCCTTTGCCGGGCGGCGTGTGGCGATTGATAGCCTCAACCGCGTCCGAGTCCGGTGACGAGCCGGACTCAGCTGTAGTGCAACAGCGGTTGATGACCATACTGGAGGAACTCACCGGGTGCAATTCGTCTATCGTGCGCAACGTCGGCTGGGCTTCCTCCTACCGAATACAGCGGCGTCTGGCCGATTCGTATCGACGTGATCGAATATTGCTTGCTGGTGACGCTGCGCATATTCACAGCCCGTTCGGCGGTCAGGGCATCAACACTGGTCTTGGCGATGCGGAGAATCTAGCGTGGAAGCTCGCCTTGGTCGCGGCCGGTCGAGCCGACCATCGCTTGCTCGACAGCTACGAGGCAGAGCGCCGTCCGGTCGCTTCGAAGGTGTTGCGATCGACCACCTCGTCGACTGCCCTCGTCCTCGGCACCAGCACTCCGGCGAAGCTTTTCCGCCGGTGCGTGCTCCTACCCCTCCTGAGAAGCGCTCGTGTCCAGCGCCACATCGTTGAACAGGCGGCCCAGCTCAATCTGAGTTATCGAGGTGGTCCGTTGGCCTCACCAGGTCGACGAAACCGTCACTTCGCTGGTGGCGGCCGAGTTCTGGACATGAATTGCCGTCGCACCGACGGAAGCGAAACACACCTCCACGTCGAACTCGATGGCCACTGGGTGCTGATCGAGCCCGTGGCTGCCGAATCCACTGCACGTGCCGCCGTGCTGCGAACGATCGGTGCCGACGCTGTGACGATACTCGAGCGCGCCGACGGCCGATCGCCCGAAAGTCTGTTGGTGCGACCAGACGGTCACCTTGCCGAACGTGGTACACCCGAACAGATCGAGAAATGGGTGGCCGAAATGTTGCTGCCCGAGCATACAGAGTAA